One window of Candidatus Mycobacterium wuenschmannii genomic DNA carries:
- a CDS encoding S9 family peptidase — protein sequence MTASVEPPVAKRVDSRREFHGDVFVDPYEWLRDKSSPEVLSYLEAENEYADEATAALEPLRQKIFDEIKARTKETDLSVPVRRGDWWYYARSFEGKQYGVQCRCAVADPNDWNPPVLDEHTEIPGEQVLLDENVEAEGHDFFSLGAASISPDGNVLAYSVDVVGDERYTLRFRNLRTGEQYPDEIVGIGAGATWGTDNRTVYYITVDAAWRPDTVWRHRLASGLPAEKVYHEADEKYWLGVGRTRSDKYVLIASGSAITSEVRYADAADPTAEFVTVLPRRDGIEYSVEHAVVGGRDRFLILHNENAVNFTLVDAPVGDPTDQRTLIEHRDDVRLDGVDAFAGHLVVSYRGEALPRIQLWPIADDGYGQPEEISFDSELMSAGLGGNPNWDSPKLRVGAGSFVIPVRIYDLDLETGERTLLREQPVLGDYRPEDYVERREWALAADGTKIPISIVHRAGIELPAPALVYGYGAYEICEDPRFSIARLSLLDRGMVFAVAHVRGGGEMGRLWYEHGKLLDKKNSFTDFIAVGQHLVDTGQTRPDRLVALGGSAGGLLMGAVANMAPDLFAGILAQVPFVDPLTTILDPSLPLTVTEWDEWGNPLSDSDVYHYMKSYSPYENVAERSYPAILAMTSLHDTRVYYVEPAKWVAALRYSNTNGSPVLLKTQMTAGHGGISGRYERWKETAYQYAWLLAAADREHYGGGQV from the coding sequence ATGACCGCCAGCGTTGAGCCGCCAGTCGCCAAGAGAGTCGACTCGCGGCGAGAGTTTCACGGTGACGTCTTCGTCGACCCGTACGAGTGGCTGCGAGACAAGTCCAGCCCCGAAGTGCTCAGTTACCTGGAAGCGGAGAACGAGTACGCCGATGAGGCCACCGCTGCGCTAGAGCCGTTGCGGCAGAAGATCTTCGATGAGATCAAGGCCCGCACGAAGGAAACGGATCTTTCTGTTCCGGTCCGGCGCGGCGACTGGTGGTACTACGCCCGCAGCTTCGAGGGTAAACAGTACGGCGTCCAATGCCGTTGCGCGGTGGCCGATCCGAACGACTGGAATCCGCCCGTCCTCGACGAGCACACGGAGATCCCGGGCGAACAGGTGCTGCTGGACGAGAACGTCGAGGCCGAGGGACACGACTTCTTCTCACTGGGAGCGGCCAGCATCAGTCCGGACGGCAACGTGCTCGCGTACTCCGTCGACGTGGTCGGCGACGAGCGATACACGTTGCGGTTCAGGAACCTTCGCACCGGCGAGCAGTACCCCGACGAAATCGTCGGCATCGGCGCGGGCGCGACGTGGGGCACCGACAACCGGACCGTCTACTACATCACCGTCGACGCGGCGTGGCGCCCCGACACCGTGTGGCGACACCGGCTGGCATCCGGTCTGCCGGCCGAGAAGGTCTATCACGAGGCGGACGAGAAGTACTGGCTGGGCGTCGGCCGGACCCGTAGCGACAAGTACGTGCTGATCGCGTCGGGTTCGGCGATCACCTCCGAGGTCCGCTACGCCGACGCCGCCGACCCGACCGCCGAGTTCGTCACCGTGCTACCGCGCCGCGACGGGATCGAATACTCGGTGGAGCACGCGGTCGTCGGCGGGCGGGACCGATTCCTGATCCTGCACAACGAGAATGCGGTCAACTTCACGCTGGTCGACGCCCCGGTCGGCGACCCGACCGACCAACGCACGCTGATCGAGCATCGCGACGACGTGCGACTCGACGGCGTCGACGCGTTCGCCGGACATCTGGTGGTCAGCTACCGTGGCGAGGCGCTACCGCGAATTCAGCTGTGGCCCATCGCCGATGACGGCTACGGGCAACCCGAGGAGATCTCGTTCGACTCCGAACTGATGTCGGCCGGGCTGGGCGGCAACCCCAACTGGGACTCGCCGAAGCTGCGGGTCGGCGCGGGATCGTTCGTCATCCCGGTGCGCATCTACGACCTCGATCTCGAGACCGGCGAGCGCACGCTGCTGCGTGAGCAACCGGTGCTCGGCGACTATCGCCCCGAGGACTACGTCGAACGCCGCGAATGGGCGCTGGCCGCCGACGGAACCAAGATCCCGATCTCGATCGTGCACCGCGCCGGTATCGAATTACCGGCTCCTGCACTGGTGTACGGCTACGGCGCCTACGAGATCTGCGAGGACCCCCGGTTCTCGATCGCTCGCCTGTCGCTGCTCGACCGCGGCATGGTCTTCGCTGTCGCCCACGTTCGGGGCGGTGGCGAGATGGGCCGGCTCTGGTACGAGCACGGCAAGCTGCTTGACAAGAAGAACTCCTTCACCGACTTCATCGCCGTCGGGCAGCATCTCGTCGACACCGGGCAGACGCGCCCGGATCGGTTGGTGGCGTTGGGCGGTAGCGCCGGCGGATTGCTGATGGGTGCGGTGGCCAATATGGCTCCGGACCTGTTCGCGGGCATCCTCGCGCAGGTGCCGTTCGTCGATCCGCTGACGACGATCCTGGACCCGTCGCTGCCGCTGACCGTCACCGAATGGGACGAGTGGGGAAACCCGTTGAGCGACAGCGACGTCTACCACTACATGAAGTCGTATTCGCCGTACGAGAACGTTGCCGAGCGCAGCTATCCGGCCATCCTGGCGATGACGTCGCTGCACGACACCCGGGTCTATTACGTAGAGCCCGCCAAATGGGTTGCGGCGCTTCGGTATAGCAACACTAACGGTAGCCCGGTGTTGCTGAAGACTCAGATGACGGCGGGCCACGGCGGTATCAGCGGGCGGTACGAGCGTTGGAAAGAGACGGCCTACCAGTACGCCTGGCTGCTGGCGGCCGCCGACCGCGAGCATTACGGTGGCGGTCAGGTCTAG
- a CDS encoding phosphoribosylaminoimidazolesuccinocarboxamide synthase, whose amino-acid sequence MRPALSDYQHLASGKVRELYRIDDDHLLFVATDRISAFDYVLDSLIPDKGRILTAMSVFFFGLVDAPNHLAGPPDDERIPDEVLGRALVVKQLEMVPVECVARGYLTGSGLLDYQASGKVCGITLPPGLVEASRFATPLFTPATKAELGEHDENIAFPQVIGLVGGVRANQLRDRTLQTYVQAADHALTKGIIIADTKFEFGVDANGNLILADEVFTPDSSRYWPAAEYRAGEVQNSFDKQFVRNWLLGAESGWDRHGSEPPPALPDAIVDATRARYIEAYERISGLSFDDWIGSAA is encoded by the coding sequence ATGCGTCCCGCTCTGTCCGACTACCAGCACTTGGCCAGTGGCAAAGTCCGCGAGCTGTACCGCATCGACGACGACCACCTGTTGTTCGTCGCGACGGACCGGATCTCCGCATTCGATTACGTGCTCGACAGCCTGATTCCCGACAAGGGCCGCATCCTGACCGCGATGAGCGTGTTCTTCTTCGGCCTCGTCGACGCGCCCAACCACCTCGCCGGCCCACCGGACGACGAGCGCATCCCCGACGAGGTCCTGGGCCGCGCGCTGGTGGTGAAGCAACTGGAGATGGTGCCGGTCGAATGCGTCGCCCGCGGCTATTTGACCGGCTCGGGCCTGCTGGACTATCAGGCGAGCGGCAAGGTCTGCGGCATCACGTTGCCGCCCGGTCTCGTCGAGGCCAGCAGATTCGCGACGCCGCTCTTCACCCCGGCCACGAAAGCCGAACTGGGAGAACACGATGAGAACATCGCGTTCCCACAGGTCATCGGACTGGTCGGCGGAGTGCGGGCCAACCAGCTGCGCGACCGGACATTACAGACCTACGTGCAGGCCGCAGATCACGCGCTGACCAAGGGAATCATCATCGCCGACACCAAATTCGAGTTCGGGGTGGACGCCAACGGCAACCTCATCCTGGCCGACGAGGTCTTCACCCCGGACTCGTCCCGGTACTGGCCCGCCGCCGAATACCGGGCCGGCGAGGTGCAGAACAGCTTCGACAAGCAGTTCGTCCGCAACTGGCTACTCGGCGCCGAGTCGGGCTGGGACCGACACGGTTCGGAGCCGCCGCCCGCGTTGCCGGACGCCATCGTCGACGCCACCAGAGCGCGTTATATTGAGGCCTACGAACGTATTTCCGGTCTCAGCTTCGACGACTGGATCGGTTCGGCCGCATGA